The proteins below are encoded in one region of Paenibacillus albus:
- a CDS encoding dihydrolipoamide acetyltransferase family protein, whose protein sequence is MAKFEYRFPELGEGLHEGEIVKMHITPSATVTDEDIIMEVQNDKAIVEVPCPVNGKVLEVLVKDGQVCHVGDIVAIIDAEGELPEQAAPAGDSHSTPAPAAAAPAAPAPAQAAAPAAAPAPAAVPAPAPAKAAGGLVLATPSVRKYAREKGVDISAVAGSGKNGRITREDINAFAAGGGAVAQAAAGTVAEAPAASEAKAAATSSATVVVGDRVEERVPFKGIRKAIANAMVKSVYTAPHVTIMDEVDVTALVELRTKAKPMAEKKGVKLTYLPFIVKALVAACRQFPIMNAMLDEEKQEIVYKKYYNIGIATDTDNGLIVPVIHDADRKNVWMVADAIKDLATRGRDGKLTPTEMRGSTISITNIGSAGGMFFTPVINFPEVAILGTGRISEKPVVKNGAIVPASVMALSLSFDHRLIDGATAQNFMNYIKQLLADPQLLVMEV, encoded by the coding sequence GTGGCAAAATTCGAGTATCGTTTCCCAGAGCTCGGCGAAGGTCTGCATGAAGGCGAAATCGTCAAAATGCACATTACGCCGAGTGCTACGGTAACGGATGAAGATATTATCATGGAAGTGCAGAATGACAAGGCGATCGTTGAAGTTCCTTGTCCTGTAAACGGCAAAGTGCTTGAAGTGCTCGTGAAGGACGGTCAAGTATGCCACGTCGGCGATATCGTTGCGATTATCGACGCGGAAGGCGAATTGCCTGAGCAAGCGGCACCAGCTGGCGACAGCCACAGCACTCCAGCGCCTGCGGCGGCTGCTCCAGCAGCACCTGCGCCGGCACAAGCAGCAGCTCCGGCGGCAGCGCCAGCTCCTGCAGCAGTGCCAGCACCAGCTCCTGCTAAAGCAGCAGGCGGCCTTGTGCTTGCAACACCAAGCGTGCGCAAATATGCTCGCGAGAAAGGCGTAGATATCAGCGCAGTTGCGGGCTCGGGCAAGAATGGCCGTATCACTCGTGAAGATATCAACGCATTCGCAGCAGGCGGCGGCGCAGTAGCTCAAGCAGCAGCAGGTACAGTAGCTGAAGCTCCAGCTGCAAGCGAAGCGAAAGCAGCAGCTACCTCATCGGCAACTGTAGTGGTTGGCGATCGCGTTGAAGAGCGCGTACCGTTCAAAGGTATCCGTAAAGCGATTGCGAACGCAATGGTGAAATCGGTATATACAGCGCCTCACGTTACAATCATGGACGAAGTGGATGTAACAGCGCTAGTTGAGCTCCGCACGAAAGCGAAGCCTATGGCTGAGAAGAAAGGCGTTAAGCTGACTTACCTGCCATTCATCGTGAAAGCACTCGTAGCGGCTTGCCGTCAGTTCCCAATCATGAACGCGATGCTTGATGAAGAGAAGCAAGAGATCGTGTACAAGAAATACTACAATATCGGTATCGCAACAGATACGGACAACGGCCTCATCGTTCCCGTTATCCACGATGCTGATCGCAAGAACGTGTGGATGGTTGCTGACGCCATCAAAGACTTGGCAACACGCGGCCGCGACGGCAAGCTGACGCCAACTGAGATGAGAGGCAGCACAATTAGCATCACGAACATCGGTTCCGCAGGCGGTATGTTCTTTACTCCAGTGATCAACTTCCCTGAAGTTGCCATCTTGGGTACAGGCCGTATTTCCGAGAAGCCGGTTGTGAAGAATGGTGCGATCGTCCCAGCTTCTGTAATGGCTCTTTCCCTAAGTTTTGACCACCGCCTCATCGACGGCGCAACAGCTCAAAACTTCATGAACTACATTAAACAGCTGCTTGCTGATCCGCAATTACTTGTTATGGAGGTTTAA
- a CDS encoding acyl-CoA thioesterase, with product MTAETSSKRTSESRSTMMQLIFPLDTNYHGTMFGGKVMEYMDKIAAIASMRHARGPVVTASTDSLDFVAPIKVGDMIDVEAFVTWTHKSSMEIYVKVQTENVYTGGRKTAVTAFFTFVALDEKGKPVRVPTIVPETDEEKELHASAPGRYSLRMQRKQDRQKSN from the coding sequence ATGACAGCAGAAACAAGCAGCAAACGCACGAGTGAATCCAGATCGACGATGATGCAGCTTATTTTCCCGCTCGATACCAATTATCACGGCACGATGTTCGGTGGAAAAGTAATGGAGTATATGGACAAAATCGCAGCGATTGCGAGCATGCGCCATGCCCGTGGTCCTGTTGTGACGGCATCGACGGACAGCCTTGATTTTGTTGCTCCGATAAAGGTTGGCGATATGATTGATGTCGAAGCCTTCGTAACGTGGACGCACAAGAGCTCGATGGAGATTTATGTGAAAGTACAAACGGAGAATGTGTATACGGGAGGGCGAAAAACGGCAGTTACCGCGTTCTTCACCTTTGTAGCGCTTGATGAGAAAGGGAAGCCGGTGAGAGTCCCCACTATTGTGCCTGAAACCGATGAAGAGAAGGAGCTGCACGCGTCTGCGCCTGGTCGTTATTCCTTACGAATGCAGCGAAAACAGGACAGACAAAAGAGCAATTAA
- the lpdA gene encoding dihydrolipoyl dehydrogenase: MVVGDASLDIDLLVIGAGPGGYVAAIRAAQLGQSVLVVDKQYTGGVCLNVGCIPSKALISASHQYESINHASSFGITASDVKVEWSKVQEFKNGVVKKLTGGVGALLKANKIQFFSGEAMFINENEARVFNEQEAPRYRFKHCIIATGSRPIELKAFPYGGRIVSSTEALSLPEIPKSLVVIGGGYIGVELGQMYARFGTQVTVIEGSDQILPGFDNDMSSLVAKKLKASKTEIVTGAQAKSATQTENDVTVTYTVNGEDKQVTADYLLVTVGRRPNTDGELGLDMIGVKMTDRGMIETDHQCRTSIPHIFAIGDIVAGPALAHKAMYEGRVAAEVIAGQPSTVDYKCIPLVVFSDPELSSVGYSEKEAKEKGYNVKVGKFPFNINGRALSLGVNEGFVKIIADADNGLVLGAQIAGIEASNMISELGLAIEMGATLEDIALTIHAHPTLGEIVLDAAEVALGHPIHAISK, encoded by the coding sequence ATGGTAGTAGGAGATGCTTCACTAGATATTGATTTGCTCGTTATCGGCGCTGGCCCAGGTGGCTATGTTGCGGCAATTCGTGCCGCTCAGCTTGGTCAAAGCGTACTCGTTGTAGATAAGCAGTACACAGGCGGCGTTTGCTTGAACGTTGGCTGCATTCCGTCCAAGGCGCTCATTTCCGCGTCGCACCAATATGAATCCATCAACCACGCTTCTTCCTTCGGTATCACGGCATCCGATGTGAAAGTGGAATGGAGCAAAGTGCAGGAGTTCAAGAACGGCGTCGTTAAGAAATTGACTGGCGGCGTTGGCGCCCTGCTTAAAGCGAACAAGATCCAATTCTTCAGCGGTGAAGCGATGTTCATTAACGAGAACGAAGCGCGTGTCTTCAATGAACAAGAAGCTCCGCGTTACCGTTTCAAGCATTGCATTATCGCGACTGGCTCGCGTCCAATCGAGCTGAAAGCATTCCCTTATGGCGGCCGCATCGTGTCCTCGACAGAAGCGCTAAGCCTGCCTGAAATTCCGAAGAGCCTCGTTGTTATCGGCGGCGGCTACATCGGCGTTGAGCTTGGCCAAATGTACGCTCGCTTCGGCACGCAAGTTACAGTTATCGAAGGTTCGGATCAAATCCTACCAGGCTTTGATAACGACATGTCTTCACTCGTAGCGAAGAAGCTGAAAGCTTCGAAGACAGAGATCGTAACTGGCGCACAAGCGAAGAGCGCGACACAAACCGAGAACGACGTAACTGTAACTTACACAGTTAACGGCGAAGACAAGCAAGTTACAGCAGATTACCTGCTCGTAACCGTTGGCCGTCGTCCAAACACAGACGGTGAGCTTGGTCTTGACATGATCGGCGTTAAGATGACTGACCGCGGTATGATCGAAACGGATCACCAATGCCGCACTAGCATTCCTCACATCTTCGCAATCGGCGACATCGTTGCAGGCCCTGCGCTTGCTCACAAAGCGATGTACGAAGGCCGCGTAGCTGCTGAAGTAATTGCTGGACAACCGAGCACGGTTGACTACAAGTGCATTCCGCTTGTTGTGTTCTCCGATCCAGAGCTTTCGAGCGTTGGATACAGCGAGAAAGAAGCGAAGGAAAAAGGCTACAACGTGAAGGTTGGCAAGTTCCCGTTCAACATCAACGGACGCGCATTGTCCCTTGGCGTAAACGAAGGCTTCGTGAAAATCATCGCTGACGCGGACAACGGCCTCGTGCTTGGCGCGCAAATCGCCGGTATCGAAGCTTCGAACATGATTTCCGAGCTTGGCCTTGCAATCGAAATGGGCGCAACGCTTGAAGATATCGCTCTGACGATTCATGCTCACCCAACGCTTGGCGAGATCGTTCTTGATGCAGCTGAAGTTGCGCTTGGTCACCCGATCCACGCGATCTCCAAATAA
- the folA gene encoding type 3 dihydrofolate reductase, producing MTITMIAAMARGRVIGVNNGMPWHLPAEMAHFRRSTLGRTVIMGRKTFESFGARPLPKRRNVILTRSQDFAPEGCEVVHSVEEAIAKYGADSVHSDSDELMIIGGTEIYKQFLPHADKLLLTEVHADVDGDAHFPDFAPSEWFAQSREPHAKDENNAYDFEIVTYVRK from the coding sequence ATGACAATTACGATGATCGCTGCTATGGCTCGGGGGAGAGTTATTGGCGTTAACAATGGGATGCCGTGGCATCTGCCAGCCGAGATGGCTCATTTTCGCCGTTCGACTCTAGGCCGAACTGTCATTATGGGCCGCAAAACGTTCGAATCGTTCGGAGCGCGTCCGCTGCCGAAACGCCGCAATGTCATTTTGACACGGAGTCAGGACTTTGCTCCAGAGGGCTGTGAAGTCGTACACTCAGTTGAAGAGGCGATTGCGAAGTACGGAGCTGATTCTGTACACTCGGATTCGGATGAGCTGATGATTATAGGCGGGACAGAGATCTATAAGCAGTTTCTTCCACATGCAGACAAGCTGCTGCTGACAGAGGTTCATGCCGATGTTGACGGTGATGCGCATTTCCCCGATTTCGCTCCAAGTGAATGGTTTGCCCAAAGCCGTGAGCCACATGCGAAAGATGAGAATAATGCATATGACTTTGAGATCGTAACTTATGTAAGAAAATAG
- a CDS encoding alpha-ketoacid dehydrogenase subunit beta: MAQMNMKEAIRDAMRVELKNDPNVYVFGEDVGKVGGVFRATEGLQGEFGEDRVFDTPLAESAIAGMAVGMGLQGFRPVAEIQFVGFIYEAMDQMFIQAARMRYRSGGRYNSPIVFRTPFGGGVKAAELHTDSLEGLAIQTPGIKVIVPSNPYDAKGLLVAAIRDNDPVFFMEHLNLYHAFRQDVPEEAYTIEIGKANVVREGSDVTIIAYGLMVHTAVKAAEELEKSGVKAEVIDLRTLLPLDIDTIVASIKKTNRAIVVQEAQKTSGAAAEIIAQINENAILHLEAPVLRVAGPDTVYPFAQVEDAWLPNPARIIKAVNQVLNF, from the coding sequence ATGGCTCAAATGAATATGAAAGAAGCGATCCGCGATGCAATGCGCGTGGAGCTGAAGAATGACCCGAACGTGTACGTGTTCGGTGAAGACGTTGGTAAGGTCGGCGGCGTATTCCGTGCGACTGAAGGACTGCAAGGAGAGTTCGGCGAAGACCGTGTATTCGATACACCGCTTGCTGAATCTGCAATCGCTGGTATGGCTGTCGGTATGGGGCTGCAAGGCTTCCGTCCTGTAGCGGAAATCCAATTCGTCGGCTTCATCTACGAAGCGATGGATCAAATGTTTATCCAAGCAGCACGTATGCGTTACCGCTCCGGCGGCCGTTACAACTCGCCAATCGTATTCCGTACACCTTTCGGTGGCGGCGTTAAAGCGGCTGAGCTGCACACGGATTCGCTCGAAGGCTTGGCTATCCAAACACCTGGTATCAAAGTTATCGTGCCTTCCAACCCGTACGATGCGAAAGGTTTGCTTGTAGCGGCGATCCGCGACAACGACCCTGTCTTCTTCATGGAGCACCTGAACTTGTACCATGCTTTCCGTCAAGATGTGCCTGAAGAGGCGTACACAATCGAGATCGGCAAAGCGAACGTCGTTCGCGAAGGTTCCGATGTTACGATCATCGCTTACGGCCTGATGGTTCACACAGCGGTTAAAGCTGCTGAGGAACTCGAAAAAAGCGGCGTGAAGGCTGAGGTTATCGACCTTCGCACATTGCTTCCGCTCGATATCGACACAATCGTAGCTTCGATTAAAAAGACAAACCGTGCGATTGTTGTGCAAGAAGCACAAAAAACGTCCGGCGCAGCAGCAGAAATCATTGCTCAAATCAACGAAAACGCGATTCTTCATCTGGAAGCGCCAGTACTCCGCGTAGCTGGTCCGGACACGGTATATCCGTTCGCACAAGTTGAAGACGCTTGGCTGCCAAATCCGGCTCGGATTATTAAGGCCGTTAATCAAGTGTTGAACTTTTAA
- a CDS encoding glutamate synthase subunit beta has product MSTPTGFMDYKRELPADRDPLERIKDWEEFHKHFSDDQLRTQGARCMDCGTPYCHTGMELAGGASGCPVNNLIPEWNNLIYRGLWREALDRLHKTNNFPEFTGRVCPAPCEGSCTIGLIGDAVTIKTIEQSIIDKGFEEGWVVPQPPLMRTGKKVAVVGSGPAGMATAAQLNKAGHTVTVYERADRIGGLLTYGIPTMKLDKKVVQRRVDLMEAEGVNFVTNAEVGGNVPAEQLMNEFDAIVLCGGATKAREVDIPGRDLNGVHLAMDYLNGTIKSYLDSNLEDGNYISAKDKDVIVIGGGDTGTDCVATALRHGCKSVTQFGTVGKAPLVRDNEKNPWPQFPNVYTLDYAQEEAKALYGSDPRAFSVLTKKFVGDENGNLKELHTVQIERTVDETGRRIYTEIPGTEKVWPADLVMIAVGFDGPEQTLIQKLGLETDRRSNVKAAYGKYKTSVEKVFAAGDMRRGQSLVVWAINEGREAAREVDRFLMGTTMLP; this is encoded by the coding sequence ATGTCTACACCTACTGGATTTATGGACTACAAACGCGAGCTGCCGGCAGACCGGGACCCACTTGAACGGATTAAGGATTGGGAAGAATTTCATAAGCATTTCAGCGATGATCAATTGAGAACCCAAGGCGCGCGCTGCATGGATTGCGGAACGCCTTATTGTCATACAGGCATGGAATTGGCGGGCGGAGCTTCCGGCTGTCCAGTGAATAACCTCATCCCGGAATGGAATAACTTGATCTATCGCGGCCTATGGCGTGAAGCGCTGGATCGTTTGCACAAGACGAACAATTTCCCTGAGTTTACAGGCCGTGTTTGCCCGGCTCCGTGCGAAGGCTCTTGTACAATCGGCTTGATCGGCGATGCGGTTACCATTAAGACGATCGAACAGTCGATTATCGACAAAGGCTTCGAGGAAGGCTGGGTTGTACCACAGCCGCCGCTTATGCGTACAGGCAAGAAAGTTGCAGTTGTTGGCTCCGGTCCTGCTGGTATGGCTACTGCGGCACAGCTGAACAAAGCTGGCCACACCGTAACTGTATATGAGCGCGCAGACCGCATTGGCGGCTTGCTGACTTACGGTATTCCAACGATGAAGCTGGATAAGAAAGTCGTTCAGCGCCGCGTTGACTTGATGGAAGCGGAAGGCGTTAATTTCGTAACGAATGCTGAAGTCGGCGGCAACGTGCCTGCTGAGCAGCTGATGAACGAGTTCGACGCAATCGTCCTTTGCGGCGGCGCGACGAAAGCTCGCGAAGTAGATATCCCTGGCCGCGATCTCAATGGTGTGCATCTTGCGATGGACTACTTGAACGGCACAATTAAGAGCTACCTGGATTCCAATTTGGAAGATGGCAACTATATTTCGGCTAAAGATAAAGACGTCATCGTTATCGGCGGCGGCGACACAGGTACTGACTGTGTGGCAACAGCGCTTCGTCACGGCTGCAAATCGGTAACACAATTCGGTACAGTAGGCAAAGCTCCGCTCGTTCGCGATAACGAGAAGAACCCTTGGCCGCAATTCCCGAACGTGTACACGCTTGATTATGCTCAAGAAGAGGCGAAAGCTCTGTATGGCTCTGATCCACGCGCATTCTCCGTCCTGACGAAGAAATTCGTAGGCGACGAGAACGGCAACTTGAAAGAGCTGCACACGGTTCAAATCGAGCGTACGGTTGATGAAACAGGCCGCAGAATCTATACCGAGATCCCAGGTACGGAGAAAGTCTGGCCGGCTGATCTCGTTATGATCGCAGTTGGCTTCGACGGACCAGAGCAAACCTTGATTCAGAAGCTTGGTCTTGAAACAGACCGCCGTTCGAACGTGAAAGCGGCATATGGTAAGTACAAGACTAGCGTTGAGAAAGTATTCGCTGCGGGCGACATGCGCCGCGGACAAAGCTTGGTTGTGTGGGCAATCAACGAAGGCCGCGAAGCTGCCCGTGAAGTCGATCGTTTCTTGATGGGAACAACAATGCTTCCTTAA
- the thyA gene encoding thymidylate synthase, producing MRAYLDLLRDVLENGVEKEDRTGTGTKSVFGRQLRFDLSKGFPLVTTKRVHMKSIIHELLWFLKGDTNVRYLQENGVRIWNEWADENGDLGPVYGSQWRAWETPDGRKIDQITAVVDSIKRNPDSRRHIVSAWNVSEIDNMKLPPCHFVFQFYVANGKLSCMLTMRSSDTFLGLPFNIAQYALLTHMIAQQCDLEVGEFIYSGADVHIYSNHIEQVELQLTREPFPLPTLHIKRKPDSILDYQYDDFEIVNYQHHPTIKAEVAI from the coding sequence GTGAGAGCTTATTTAGACTTGCTTCGCGATGTTCTGGAGAACGGCGTAGAGAAAGAAGACCGTACCGGGACCGGAACCAAGTCCGTATTCGGGCGCCAGCTCAGGTTCGATTTGAGCAAAGGATTTCCACTCGTAACTACGAAGCGGGTGCATATGAAATCCATAATCCATGAGCTGCTTTGGTTCTTGAAAGGTGATACGAACGTACGTTATCTGCAGGAGAACGGTGTTCGTATTTGGAATGAGTGGGCGGATGAGAACGGTGACCTCGGTCCTGTGTATGGCTCGCAGTGGCGTGCTTGGGAGACGCCGGATGGGCGTAAGATTGATCAAATCACAGCAGTTGTGGATTCGATTAAGCGAAATCCGGATTCCCGCCGCCATATCGTGAGCGCATGGAACGTGTCGGAGATCGACAATATGAAGCTGCCTCCATGTCACTTCGTATTCCAATTCTATGTAGCAAATGGCAAGCTGTCCTGCATGTTAACGATGCGCTCCTCGGATACATTCCTTGGTCTGCCGTTCAACATTGCACAGTATGCCCTTCTTACGCATATGATTGCACAGCAGTGTGATTTGGAAGTCGGCGAGTTTATATATTCCGGTGCGGATGTTCATATTTACAGCAATCACATTGAGCAGGTCGAGCTGCAGCTAACACGCGAGCCGTTCCCGCTGCCGACGCTTCATATTAAGCGGAAGCCGGACTCGATCCTTGATTATCAATACGATGATTTCGAAATTGTAAACTACCAGCATCATCCGACGATCAAAGCAGAAGTCGCGATTTAA